A genomic region of Mycobacterium sp. Aquia_213 contains the following coding sequences:
- a CDS encoding diacylglycerol kinase, whose amino-acid sequence MNQLRQREISKVTALTNPLSGHGTAVQAAQAAIARLHARGVEVVEIIGDDAEDARHLAAAAIERGTDALVATGGDGVISNALQVLAGTDIPLGIIPAGTGNDHAREFGIPTKDPEAAADIVADGWTQTIDLGRIRDTKGVDKWFGTVAATGFDSLVTDRANRMSWPHGRLRYYVAMLAELTQLRMLPFRLVLDGTKEIDADITLAAFGNTRSYGGGLLICPNADYTDGLLDITMAHTASRTKFVRLFPTVMKGTHVQLDEVSTARAKTIHVECPGINVYADGDFACPLPAELSAVPGALQILRPAV is encoded by the coding sequence GTGAACCAGCTGCGCCAGCGCGAGATCAGCAAGGTGACCGCGCTGACCAATCCGCTGTCCGGGCACGGCACCGCCGTGCAGGCGGCGCAGGCCGCGATCGCGCGGCTGCACGCGCGCGGGGTCGAGGTCGTCGAGATCATCGGCGACGACGCCGAAGACGCCCGCCATCTCGCCGCCGCGGCCATCGAACGCGGCACCGACGCGCTGGTGGCCACCGGCGGCGACGGCGTCATCTCCAACGCGCTACAAGTGTTGGCGGGCACCGACATTCCGCTGGGCATCATCCCCGCGGGCACCGGCAACGATCACGCTCGTGAATTCGGTATTCCCACAAAGGATCCCGAGGCCGCCGCGGACATCGTCGCCGACGGCTGGACCCAGACCATCGACCTGGGCCGCATCCGGGACACCAAAGGTGTCGACAAGTGGTTCGGCACCGTGGCGGCCACCGGATTCGATTCCCTGGTGACCGATCGCGCCAACCGGATGAGCTGGCCGCACGGGCGGCTGCGCTACTACGTCGCGATGCTCGCCGAACTCACGCAACTGCGGATGCTGCCGTTCCGCTTGGTGCTCGACGGCACCAAGGAGATCGACGCCGATATCACGCTGGCTGCCTTCGGAAATACCCGAAGCTACGGCGGCGGGCTGCTGATCTGTCCGAACGCCGACTACACCGACGGCCTGCTCGACATCACGATGGCGCACACCGCATCCCGGACAAAGTTTGTCCGACTCTTCCCCACCGTGATGAAGGGCACGCACGTCCAACTCGACGAGGTCAGCACGGCGCGCGCCAAAACGATCCACGTCGAATGCCCCGGCATCAACGTCTACGCCGACGGCGACTTCGCTTGTCCGCTGCCCGCCGAGCTCTCCGCAGTACCTGGCGCGCTGCAGATTCTGCGCCCGGCCGTGTAA
- a CDS encoding class I SAM-dependent methyltransferase produces the protein MTALETTEEFTGRIVSSIDGASLAILLSIGHQTGLLDTMAGLGPATSAQIADAAGLNERYVREWLGGMTTGHVVDYDAGAGTYSLPAHRAAVLTRAAGPDNLAVVTMFLPQLGEVEQKIIGCFREGGGLPYSEFPRFHALMAEQSAAVFDAALVDVVLPLVDGLPERLRSGADVADFGCGSGHAINVMAQAFPASRFTGIDFSDEAIATGIAEAARLGLTNATFESHNLTELNKTDAYDVITVFDAIHDQAQPARVLENIQRALRPGGVFLMADIKASSRLEENVDVPMSTYLYTVSLMHCMTVSLALGGAGLGTAWGTQLATSMLVDAGFDDVRVLEVESDPINNYYIATK, from the coding sequence GTGACGGCTTTGGAGACCACCGAAGAATTCACCGGCAGGATCGTCTCGTCAATCGACGGCGCGAGCCTCGCAATACTGCTGAGCATTGGGCACCAGACCGGGCTGCTGGACACGATGGCCGGACTCGGGCCGGCCACCAGCGCGCAGATCGCCGACGCCGCGGGCCTCAACGAGCGCTACGTCCGGGAATGGTTGGGCGGCATGACGACCGGACACGTCGTCGACTACGACGCCGGCGCCGGAACCTACTCGCTGCCCGCCCACCGCGCGGCGGTGCTGACCCGCGCGGCCGGGCCCGACAACCTGGCCGTGGTGACGATGTTCCTGCCGCAGCTCGGCGAGGTCGAGCAGAAAATCATCGGCTGCTTCCGCGAGGGCGGCGGGCTGCCCTATAGCGAATTCCCGCGCTTCCACGCGCTGATGGCCGAGCAGAGCGCGGCGGTGTTCGACGCGGCACTGGTCGACGTCGTGCTGCCGTTGGTCGACGGCCTGCCGGAACGGCTGCGCTCGGGCGCCGACGTGGCCGATTTCGGGTGCGGCAGCGGTCACGCGATCAACGTGATGGCACAGGCGTTTCCGGCGAGCCGCTTCACCGGAATCGACTTCTCCGATGAGGCCATCGCGACCGGCATCGCGGAGGCGGCTCGCCTCGGCCTGACCAATGCGACCTTCGAGAGCCACAATCTGACCGAGCTGAACAAGACGGACGCCTACGACGTCATCACCGTGTTCGACGCGATCCACGATCAGGCGCAGCCGGCGCGAGTGCTGGAGAACATCCAACGCGCCCTGCGACCCGGCGGTGTCTTCTTGATGGCCGACATCAAGGCATCCAGCCGGCTCGAGGAGAACGTCGACGTCCCGATGAGCACCTACCTGTACACCGTCTCGCTGATGCACTGCATGACGGTGTCGCTGGCGCTGGGCGGCGCCGGACTCGGCACGGCCTGGGGCACGCAGCTGGCCACCTCGATGCTCGTCGACGCCGGTTTCGACGACGTCCGGGTGCTCGAGGTCGAATCCGACCCGATCAACAATTACTACATCGCGACGAAGTGA
- a CDS encoding MBL fold metallo-hydrolase has protein sequence MAAIEHLVTHGTFELDGGSWEVDNNIWIVGNDSEVVVFDAAHFAQPILDAVRGRKVVAVVCTHGHNDHVTVAPELGATLEAPVLLHPGDEVLWRMTHPDKDFRGYADGDTLSVADTKLQALHTPGHSPGSVCWYAPELGVVFSGDTLFSGGPGATGRSYSDFPTILKSIKERLGALPGETVVHTGHGDSTTIGDEIVHYEEWVARGH, from the coding sequence GTGGCCGCCATCGAGCACCTCGTCACGCACGGAACCTTCGAACTCGACGGCGGCAGTTGGGAAGTCGACAACAACATCTGGATCGTCGGCAACGACTCCGAGGTCGTGGTCTTCGACGCCGCGCACTTCGCGCAACCGATCCTGGACGCCGTCCGCGGCCGCAAGGTCGTTGCGGTGGTGTGTACCCACGGCCACAACGATCACGTGACGGTGGCTCCCGAGCTGGGCGCGACGCTGGAGGCGCCGGTGCTGCTGCATCCCGGCGACGAGGTGCTGTGGCGAATGACCCACCCGGACAAGGATTTTCGCGGGTACGCCGACGGCGACACGCTGAGCGTCGCCGACACGAAGCTGCAGGCGCTACACACCCCGGGTCACTCGCCCGGATCGGTGTGCTGGTACGCCCCCGAACTCGGAGTGGTGTTCAGCGGCGACACCCTGTTCTCCGGCGGCCCGGGCGCGACGGGCCGTTCGTACTCCGACTTCCCGACGATCCTGAAGTCAATCAAGGAGCGCTTGGGTGCGTTGCCCGGCGAGACCGTCGTGCACACCGGCCACGGCGACAGCACCACGATCGGCGACGAGATCGTCCATTACGAGGAGTGGGTCGCCCGGGGGCACTAA
- a CDS encoding DUF3145 domain-containing protein, giving the protein MRASNQFADVTAGVVYVHASPAAVCPHVEWALSSTLQSKANLVWTPQPAMPGQLRAVTNWVGPVGTGARLANALRSWTVLRFEVTEDPSPGIDGHRFSHTPQLGLWTGAMSANGDIVVGEMRLRSMMAQGADTLAAELDSVLGTAWDDALESYRDGGDAGEMTWLNRGTG; this is encoded by the coding sequence ATGCGTGCGTCGAATCAATTCGCCGACGTGACGGCTGGTGTGGTGTACGTCCATGCCTCGCCCGCGGCGGTATGCCCGCATGTTGAGTGGGCGCTGTCGTCGACCTTGCAGTCGAAAGCCAATTTGGTCTGGACACCGCAGCCGGCGATGCCCGGACAGCTGCGTGCGGTCACCAACTGGGTCGGTCCGGTGGGTACCGGTGCCCGGTTGGCCAACGCGCTGCGGTCCTGGACGGTGCTGCGGTTCGAGGTCACCGAGGACCCGAGCCCCGGAATCGACGGCCACCGGTTCAGCCACACCCCGCAACTGGGCTTGTGGACCGGGGCGATGAGTGCCAACGGCGACATCGTGGTCGGCGAGATGCGGCTGCGGTCGATGATGGCGCAAGGCGCCGACACGCTGGCCGCCGAGCTGGACTCCGTGCTGGGAACCGCGTGGGACGACGCGCTCGAGTCCTACCGCGACGGCGGCGACGCCGGCGAAATGACCTGGCTCAACCGGGGCACCGGCTAG
- a CDS encoding SHOCT domain-containing protein, protein MWSKLPARITFASAVVVTIMSLVGIVVAIVLNVFFLDDYNAYGEVPIPGSASLHLPQGEVTVSLHTVVIGSPNGGLPVPPLGVTISPPDGVAQPSMTENIGSTTTVNNDAHVRVWVAQIPADGTYNITTDGQVNGFIQPRLAFGHSSSYGFLIWLFVGTFVVGLIASILAGRWLRGTRRKAAAAVVQGTSPIFSYEQPTVTPQPPPTAAYEPSDDGVRVERLKTLAALRDSGALTEEEFQTEKRRILEGH, encoded by the coding sequence ATGTGGAGCAAACTGCCCGCCAGGATCACATTTGCCTCAGCCGTCGTCGTGACCATCATGTCGCTGGTGGGCATCGTCGTCGCCATCGTGCTCAACGTGTTTTTCCTGGACGATTACAACGCCTACGGCGAGGTTCCGATCCCGGGGTCGGCCAGTTTGCATCTGCCCCAAGGTGAAGTAACCGTCAGCCTGCACACCGTTGTGATCGGCAGCCCCAACGGCGGCTTGCCGGTGCCGCCGCTTGGCGTCACGATCAGTCCGCCCGACGGTGTGGCACAACCGTCGATGACCGAAAACATCGGCAGCACAACAACAGTCAACAATGACGCACACGTGCGGGTGTGGGTGGCGCAGATTCCCGCGGACGGCACCTACAACATCACGACCGACGGCCAGGTCAACGGATTCATCCAGCCGAGGTTGGCCTTCGGCCACTCGAGCTCCTATGGATTCCTGATCTGGCTGTTCGTCGGCACATTCGTGGTGGGTCTGATTGCTTCGATTCTGGCCGGGCGGTGGTTGCGCGGCACTCGACGCAAGGCGGCGGCGGCCGTCGTGCAGGGGACCTCGCCGATCTTTTCGTATGAGCAGCCGACCGTCACGCCTCAGCCGCCGCCGACCGCGGCCTACGAACCCAGTGACGATGGCGTCCGCGTCGAGAGACTCAAAACGCTGGCGGCGCTACGGGATTCCGGAGCGTTAACCGAGGAGGAGTTTCAGACCGAGAAGCGGCGGATCCTCGAAGGGCACTGA
- a CDS encoding S-(hydroxymethyl)mycothiol dehydrogenase, protein MSQTVRGVISRKKGQPVELVDIVVPDPGPGEVLVDVIACGVCHTDLTYREGGINDEYPFLLGHEAAGTVEAVGPGVTSVAPGDFVILNWRAVCGQCRACKRGKPHLCFDTFNAEQKMTLTDGTELTPALGIGAFADKTLVAAGQCTKVNPEADPAVAGLLGCGVMAGIGAAINTGAVNRDDTVAVIGCGGVGDAAVAGAALVGAKKIIAVDTDNTKLDWARKFGATHTVNAREFDVVETIQDLTDGFGVDVIIDAVGRPETWKQAFYGRDLAGTVVLVGVPTPDMKLEMPLVDFFSRGGSLKSSWYGDCLPERDFPTLIDLYLQGRLPLEKFVSERIGLTDIEEAFEKMHGGKVLRSVVVL, encoded by the coding sequence ATGAGTCAGACAGTGCGCGGAGTGATTTCACGCAAGAAGGGCCAGCCCGTCGAATTGGTCGACATCGTCGTCCCGGACCCCGGCCCCGGAGAGGTCCTGGTCGATGTCATCGCCTGTGGGGTGTGCCATACCGACCTGACTTATCGGGAGGGCGGCATCAACGACGAGTACCCGTTCCTGCTCGGCCACGAGGCCGCGGGCACGGTCGAAGCCGTCGGGCCCGGCGTGACCTCGGTGGCGCCCGGCGACTTCGTGATCCTGAACTGGCGCGCGGTCTGCGGCCAATGCCGGGCGTGTAAACGCGGCAAGCCCCACCTGTGCTTCGACACGTTCAACGCCGAGCAGAAGATGACGCTGACCGACGGCACCGAGCTGACGCCCGCGCTGGGCATCGGGGCGTTCGCCGACAAGACGCTGGTGGCGGCCGGTCAATGCACCAAGGTCAATCCCGAGGCCGATCCCGCGGTCGCCGGACTGCTGGGCTGCGGGGTGATGGCCGGGATCGGCGCCGCGATCAACACCGGCGCCGTCAACCGCGACGACACCGTGGCGGTAATCGGCTGCGGCGGTGTGGGCGACGCGGCGGTCGCCGGCGCCGCGCTGGTCGGCGCGAAGAAGATCATCGCGGTCGACACCGACAACACGAAGCTGGACTGGGCCCGCAAGTTCGGTGCCACCCACACCGTCAATGCCCGCGAGTTCGACGTCGTCGAAACCATCCAGGACCTCACCGACGGCTTCGGCGTCGACGTCATCATCGACGCGGTGGGGCGGCCGGAAACGTGGAAGCAGGCCTTCTACGGCCGCGACCTCGCCGGAACCGTGGTGCTGGTGGGTGTCCCGACGCCGGATATGAAGCTGGAGATGCCGTTGGTCGACTTCTTCTCCCGCGGCGGCTCGCTGAAGTCGTCGTGGTACGGCGACTGCCTGCCCGAGCGGGACTTCCCCACCCTGATCGATCTGTACCTGCAGGGCCGGCTTCCGCTGGAAAAGTTCGTTTCGGAGCGCATCGGGTTGACCGACATCGAGGAGGCGTTCGAGAAGATGCACGGAGGTAAGGTGCTGCGCTCGGTGGTGGTGTTGTAG
- a CDS encoding serine hydrolase domain-containing protein: protein MAALDALDDWPVSAAAAAVIGPAGVLATHGDTERVFALASVTKPLVARAAQVAIEEGVVELDTPAGPPGSTVRHLLAHASGLAMLDGRVLAKPGTRRMYSNYGFAVLAETVERESGIDFSRYLAEAVCEPLNMGATRLDGGASEAGYGATSTVADLAAFAGDLLRPSTVSAELHAEATSVQFPGLDGVLPGYGVQRPNDWGLGFEIRDAKSPHWTGARNSARTYGHFGQAGGFIWADPDAELVLVALTDRDFGDWALGLWPEISDRVLGECF from the coding sequence ATGGCCGCTCTCGATGCTCTCGATGACTGGCCGGTTTCGGCCGCCGCCGCCGCGGTGATCGGGCCGGCCGGCGTGTTGGCCACCCACGGCGACACCGAGCGGGTGTTCGCGCTGGCGTCGGTCACCAAGCCGCTGGTGGCGCGGGCCGCGCAGGTCGCGATCGAAGAGGGCGTCGTCGAGCTGGACACCCCGGCCGGTCCGCCCGGCTCGACGGTCCGGCATCTGCTGGCGCACGCCTCCGGATTGGCGATGCTGGACGGTCGGGTGCTGGCCAAGCCGGGCACCCGGCGGATGTATTCCAACTACGGCTTCGCCGTGCTGGCCGAGACGGTGGAGCGCGAGTCGGGCATCGACTTCAGCCGCTACCTGGCCGAGGCGGTGTGCGAGCCGTTGAACATGGGCGCCACCCGGCTGGACGGCGGCGCGTCGGAGGCCGGGTATGGCGCGACCTCGACGGTTGCCGACCTGGCGGCGTTCGCCGGTGACCTGTTGCGCCCGTCGACCGTCTCGGCCGAGCTGCACGCCGAGGCGACGAGCGTGCAGTTTCCCGGCCTGGACGGCGTGCTGCCCGGCTACGGCGTGCAGCGGCCCAACGATTGGGGCCTGGGATTCGAGATCCGGGATGCCAAATCGCCGCATTGGACGGGGGCGCGCAACTCGGCGCGAACGTACGGCCATTTCGGCCAAGCAGGCGGTTTCATCTGGGCAGATCCCGACGCGGAGCTGGTGCTGGTGGCCCTGACGGACCGCGATTTCGGCGACTGGGCGCTCGGCTTGTGGCCGGAAATTTCGGACCGAGTGCTTGGTGAGTGTTTTTAA